The Vicingaceae bacterium genome has a segment encoding these proteins:
- a CDS encoding DEAD/DEAH box helicase, with protein sequence MIKFQELPLKKEIIQAVEKLGFTSPTPIQEKAIPYLLTTEGDFVGLAQTGTGKTAAFGLPLLHHIDPNNRNIQGLILCPTRELCIQIANELEKYAYFLKDVSIVPVYGGVNIQSQIKSLRSKPQIVVATPGRFIDLINRKAISIQNVKYLILDEADEMLNMGFKEDIDYILDHTPDNKKVWLFSATMPPEVERIAGQYMHDPEKVVIGKKNSSAENLDHFFAHVHAKDMYAALTRFLDYYQQPYAIVFCRTKRDTQEIADKLIKDGFPADALHGDLSQAQRDFVMKRFRNKVVKVLVATDVAARGIDIKDVSHVFHMGLPEDIENYTHRSGRTARAGQSGMSIAIIHSRDYSKLRRIEKMTGKKINLIKVPGEQEILQAGIDRFIQQIIQNPGLPSKYTDILQQCIEKLKDFSKEDIIAAVVANHLETMIKDKKIDQDLNVNVSRSNKSNTDHRIHSGNFGRSGTDLFLNIGSKDIDNKSKFLHFVCTESGCKGTSIGRINLKDTYSFITVDNKDTAMQIIRGLQGKTINNRTIKVEISQPKSSASNNPTSSGTKRKRLKSKERF encoded by the coding sequence ATGATTAAATTTCAAGAACTTCCTTTAAAAAAGGAAATTATTCAGGCGGTAGAAAAATTGGGATTTACTTCCCCTACCCCAATCCAGGAAAAAGCCATACCTTATCTATTAACAACAGAAGGAGATTTTGTAGGCTTGGCGCAAACAGGAACAGGAAAAACCGCTGCTTTTGGGTTACCTTTGTTGCATCATATCGATCCAAATAATAGAAATATCCAAGGATTGATATTGTGTCCCACAAGGGAATTGTGCATTCAAATCGCAAATGAATTGGAAAAATATGCTTATTTTCTTAAGGATGTTTCCATTGTACCGGTATATGGTGGCGTAAATATTCAATCGCAAATAAAATCCTTGAGAAGCAAACCCCAAATCGTTGTAGCCACTCCGGGACGTTTCATTGACCTAATCAATCGAAAAGCAATTTCAATCCAAAACGTCAAATACCTTATCCTTGATGAAGCCGATGAAATGCTCAACATGGGTTTTAAGGAAGATATAGATTACATCTTGGACCATACACCTGATAACAAAAAAGTTTGGCTGTTTAGTGCTACTATGCCTCCGGAAGTAGAACGAATTGCCGGGCAATATATGCACGATCCGGAAAAGGTGGTAATTGGCAAAAAAAATTCATCGGCCGAAAATCTCGACCATTTTTTCGCACACGTTCATGCCAAGGACATGTATGCAGCCCTCACACGATTTTTGGATTATTACCAGCAACCCTACGCCATCGTATTTTGCAGGACGAAAAGAGATACACAGGAAATAGCCGATAAACTCATCAAAGACGGATTCCCTGCCGATGCATTGCATGGTGACCTTTCCCAGGCACAACGGGATTTTGTTATGAAAAGATTCCGCAATAAAGTGGTGAAAGTTTTGGTTGCCACCGATGTGGCTGCCAGAGGTATCGATATTAAAGATGTTTCGCATGTATTTCATATGGGATTACCCGAAGATATCGAAAACTATACTCACCGAAGCGGACGTACGGCCCGGGCAGGACAATCAGGCATGTCCATTGCCATTATTCATTCAAGGGATTATTCCAAATTACGAAGAATTGAAAAAATGACGGGTAAAAAAATCAATCTGATAAAGGTTCCCGGTGAACAGGAAATTTTACAAGCAGGTATCGACAGATTTATACAACAAATCATTCAAAACCCCGGGCTTCCCTCAAAATATACCGATATCTTACAACAATGCATCGAAAAATTAAAAGATTTTTCAAAAGAAGACATAATTGCCGCTGTGGTTGCTAATCATTTGGAAACGATGATCAAAGACAAAAAAATCGATCAGGATTTAAATGTTAACGTCAGTCGTAGCAACAAAAGCAACACCGACCATAGAATTCATTCCGGCAATTTTGGAAGGTCCGGTACAGATTTATTTTTAAATATCGGAAGCAAAGACATAGACAATAAATCTAAGTTTTTACATTTTGTTTGTACCGAAAGTGGTTGTAAAGGCACATCCATCGGACGAATAAACCTTAAAGACACATATTCGTTTATCACGGTTGACAATAAAGATACAGCCATGCAAATCATTCGTGGATTACAAGGAAAAACTATTAATAACAGAACCATAAAAGTGGAAATTTCCCAACCAAAGTCATCAGCAAGTAACAACCCTACTTCATCAGGAACTAAAAGAAAAAGATTAAAATCAAAAGAAAGGTTTTAA
- a CDS encoding hypothetical protein (possible pseudo, frameshifted), protein MKVLILCTGNSCRSQMAEGILKALNPNVEVYSAGTKPADYVHPKAIEVMKELGVDISGNKPKSVEQFLDQKFDYVITVCDGAKENCPVFLGRCQTP, encoded by the coding sequence ATGAAAGTTTTAATTCTTTGTACAGGAAATTCTTGCCGGAGCCAAATGGCAGAAGGCATATTAAAAGCATTAAACCCTAATGTTGAGGTTTACTCGGCAGGAACAAAACCGGCAGATTATGTGCACCCCAAAGCTATTGAAGTAATGAAAGAGTTGGGCGTGGATATCTCGGGAAACAAACCCAAGTCGGTAGAGCAGTTTTTAGACCAAAAGTTTGACTATGTAATTACCGTTTGCGACGGTGCAAAAGAAAACTGTCCCGTGTTTCTTGGGCGATGTCAAACACCGTGA